One window from the genome of Alosa alosa isolate M-15738 ecotype Scorff River chromosome 15, AALO_Geno_1.1, whole genome shotgun sequence encodes:
- the LOC125308572 gene encoding LOW QUALITY PROTEIN: spartin-like (The sequence of the model RefSeq protein was modified relative to this genomic sequence to represent the inferred CDS: deleted 1 base in 1 codon) gives MEQAKQEAFDKARLQVIQDGYERAFECINEGLSEDEAGHRAHALNLYRQGRQHLLRAISVPSQGQECVGSSWDSARQMQQKMQETLNNITTRLAVLETTGEPADGITVGNGATSQGLYPKLLKEKPVQPLPPQAVCTNGQPAGAPLPVSPTAPASPSLRPSQSELPPAYSAQAADGHTSISYGTDTGERSLVGDEFYSYAPNTPPSPQSLGEDGEELFFLPHGVQIFFVTPEGHVSAPSYPGYLRIVKFTSESSERMPLRPPAFLQVCDWLYPLMATDSPVLLCNTGVFMFPDLMAQLPGSYVGVVLSSELPLAQREVFCDLLSQMTDLRVQVSDTSAPSPADAAQGSPSDATGTTIAPALPLPHKQAPGTEADTINLGQKVPLQPPETTVPPDGDEKTLPEWSEKVAQGILTGASWLSWGLVKGAEYTGKAIHKGASKLRDHITPEDKPTHVSPTVTKSLQVAKQATGGAVKVSQFLVDGVCTVAGCVGRELAPHVKKHGSKLIPESMRKDKDGRSNIDGAMVVAASGVQGFATVWTGLEVAAKDIAQNVASETVTTVKHKYGAEAGQATDHAVNSAMNMGMTAFNIDNLGIKAVVKRTGKQTAAALLEDYKIQEGPGKEKPVAKPQKDPKKS, from the exons ATGGAGCAAGCAAAACAGGAAGCATTTGACAAAGCCCGGCTGCAGGTCATCCAGGATGGCTACGAGCGTGCCTTCGAGTGTATCAATGAGGGTCTGTCTGAGGACGAAGCCGGACATCGAGCACATGCTTTG AACCTCTACCGCCAGGGCCGGCAGCACCTCCTCCGGGCCATCAGTGTGCCCTCGCAGGGCCAGGAGTGCGTGGGCAGCTCCTGGGACTCAGCCCGGCAGATGCAGCAGAAGATGCAGGAGACCCTGAACAACATTACCACACGCCTGGCTGTCTTGGAGACGACGGGAGAGCCCGCAGACGGCATCACTGTTGGGAACGGGGCGACCTCACAGGGCCTCTACCCCAAACTGCTCAAAGAGAAGCCGGTACAGCCGCTTCCCCCTCAGGCAGTGTGCACCAATGGTCAGCCGGCCGGGGCTCCTCTGCCGGTGTCCCCCACGGCCCCTGCGTCCCCGTCCCTGCGGCCCTCCCAGTCCGAGCTCCCCCCAGCGTACTCTGCTCAGGCCGCTGACGGCCATACGTCCATCTCTTACGGCACGGACACTGGCGAGAGGTCCCTGGTGGGGGACGAGTTCTACAGCTACGCGCCCAACACTCCTCCATCGCCCCAGAGCCTGGGTGAGGATGGAGAGGAGCTCTTCTTCTTGCCTCATGGAGTGCAGATCTTCTTTGTGACCCCGGAGGGGCACGTTAGCGCGCCCTCGTACCCAGGCTACCTGCGCATCGTCAAGTTCACCAGTGAGAGTTCCGAGAGGATGCCCCTCCGACCCCCTGCCTTTCTGCAG GTGTGTGACTGGCTTTACCCGCTGATGGCTACCGATTCGCCGGTCCTGCTCTGCAACACCGGTGTCTTCATGTTCCCGGACTTGATGGCGCAACTGCCGGGCTCCTATGTTGGGGTGGTGCTTTCGTCCGAGCTGCCCCTGGCTCAGCGTGAGGTCTTCTGCGACCTGCTGTCCCAGATGACCGACCTCCGAGTGCAGGTGAGCGACACCAGTGCCCCCTCACCAGCCGACGCAGCCCAGGGGTCGCCCTCCGACGCCACAGGCACCACCATCGCCCccgccctccccctcccacacaaacAG GCCCCCGGGACAGAAGCGGACACCATCAACCTAGGCCAGAAGGTGCCTCTGCAGCCCCCGGAGACCACAGTGCCCCCTGATGGAGATGAAAAGACACTGCCTGAGTGGAGCGAGAAGGTGGCCCAGGGCATCCTCACAG GGGCATCGTGGCTGAGCTGGGGACTGGTCAAGGGGGCCGAGTACACGGGCAAGGCCATCCACAAGGGGGCGTCGAAGCTGCGGGATCACATCACCCCAGAGGACAAGCCCACCCACGTCAGCCCCACCGTCACCAAGAGCCTGCAAGTGGCCAAGCAGGCCACCGGCGGAGCCGTCAAAGTCAGCCAGTTTCTGG tCGACGGAGTGTGCACAGTGGCAGGCTGCGTAGGGCGAGAGCTGGCGCCTCATGTGAAGAAGCACGGAAGCAAGCTGATCCCGGAGTCCATGAGGAAGGACAAGGATGGCCGCTCCAACATCGACGGAGCCATGGTGGTGGCTGCCAGTGGAGTGCAAG GTTTTGCTACTGTTTGGACGGGCTTGGAAGTGGCAGCTAAAGACATTGCTCAGAACGTTGCATCAGAGACTGTCACCACAGTCAAACACAA GTATGGGGCTGAGGCCGGACAGGCCACCGACCATGCAGTCAACTCAGCCATGAACATGGGCATGACCGCCTTCAACATCGACAACCTGGGCATCAAGGCTGTGGTGAAGAGGACCGGCAAGCAGACGGCTGCTGCCCTGCTGGAAGACTACAAGATCCAGGAGGGCCCTGGGAAAGAGAAACCAGTGGCCAAACCCCAAAAGGATCCCAAAAAGTCATGA